From a single Apium graveolens cultivar Ventura chromosome 2, ASM990537v1, whole genome shotgun sequence genomic region:
- the LOC141708684 gene encoding hexose carrier protein HEX6-like isoform X2 — protein sequence MAVGMSMKGDEVGHYNYTKKITLFVVLSCMVAAMGGILFGYDIGISGGVTSMDSFVKKFFPKVYKRMKEDTEVSNYCKFESELLTLFTSSLYIAGLIASFVASIVTDSFGRKPTVIVAGIAFLAGSGLGGWSYNVYMLILGRVLLGVGVGFANQSVPLYLSEMAPPSLRGAINMGFQFSVGIGVLMATLINYGTQKIEAGWGWRISLAMAAAPASVLTVGAIFLPETPNSLIQRGSDHEKTKQMLQKVRGTNDVQAELDDLIEASNTSKTSKKPFKNIFQRKYRPQLVMAITIPFFQQAL from the exons ATGGCAGTGGGCATGTCCATGAAAGGTGATGAAGTTGGGCACTACAACTACACAAAAAAGATTACACTATTTGTTGTACTGTCATGTATGGTTGCTGCCATGGGTGGTATCCTTTTTGGCTATGATATTGGAATATCAG GCGGAGTTACATCAATGGATTCGTTTGTGAAGAAGTTCTTTCCAAAGGTGTACAAAAGAATGAAAGAAGACACTGAAGTTAGCAACTACTGCAAATTTGAGAGTGAGCTTTTGACATTATTCACATCATCCCTCTACATAGCTGGCCTTATAGCATCCTTTGTAGCTTCAATCGTGACTGATTCATTCGGTCGTAAGCCAACTGTTATTGTTGCTGGAATTGCATTTTTAGCTGGTTCAGGCCTTGGTGGTTGGAGTTATAATGTCTACATGCTCATTCTTGGCCGTGTtttacttggagttggagttggTTTTGCTAATCAG TCCGTTCCACTATATCTCTCAGAAATGGCACCTCCAAGTTTAAGAGGAGCAATAAATATGGGATTTCAGTTTAGTGTAGGTATCGGAGTTTTAATGGCCACCCTTATAAACTACGGGACTCAAAAAATTGAAGCAGGTTGGGGATGGCGAATATCATTGGCAATGGCTGCAGCCCCTGCATCAGTATTAACAGTAGGTGCAATTTTCTTACCTGAAACACCAAACAGCTTAATTCAACGCGGCTCTGATCATGAAAAGACCAAGCAAATGCTACAAAAAGTACGAGGCACAAACGATGTTCAAGCTGAATTAGATGATCTCATTGAAGCAAGCAACACCTCAAAGACCAGCAAAAAACCATTCAAAAACATATTTCAAAGAAAATATAGGCCTCAACTAGTCATGGCAATCACAATTCCTTTTTTCCAACAG GCTCTGTAG
- the LOC141708684 gene encoding hexose carrier protein HEX6-like isoform X1, translating to MAVGMSMKGDEVGHYNYTKKITLFVVLSCMVAAMGGILFGYDIGISGGVTSMDSFVKKFFPKVYKRMKEDTEVSNYCKFESELLTLFTSSLYIAGLIASFVASIVTDSFGRKPTVIVAGIAFLAGSGLGGWSYNVYMLILGRVLLGVGVGFANQSVPLYLSEMAPPSLRGAINMGFQFSVGIGVLMATLINYGTQKIEAGWGWRISLAMAAAPASVLTVGAIFLPETPNSLIQRGSDHEKTKQMLQKVRGTNDVQAELDDLIEASNTSKTSKKPFKNIFQRKYRPQLVMAITIPFFQQVTGINVISFYAPILFRTIGLGESASLLSSVMTGSVGIVTTFLSMLSVDKLGRRTLFMSGGIIMFVSQIMVGAVLAAKLGDEGVLNKGWSYIVLILICIYVAGFGWSWGPLGWLVPSEIFPLEIRSAGQSINVAVGFLFTFIIAQTFLAMLCHFKSGLFFFFGGWVLVMTGFVHFLLPETKNVPIEQMERVWRGHWFWKNVVGGDKCNEVI from the exons ATGGCAGTGGGCATGTCCATGAAAGGTGATGAAGTTGGGCACTACAACTACACAAAAAAGATTACACTATTTGTTGTACTGTCATGTATGGTTGCTGCCATGGGTGGTATCCTTTTTGGCTATGATATTGGAATATCAG GCGGAGTTACATCAATGGATTCGTTTGTGAAGAAGTTCTTTCCAAAGGTGTACAAAAGAATGAAAGAAGACACTGAAGTTAGCAACTACTGCAAATTTGAGAGTGAGCTTTTGACATTATTCACATCATCCCTCTACATAGCTGGCCTTATAGCATCCTTTGTAGCTTCAATCGTGACTGATTCATTCGGTCGTAAGCCAACTGTTATTGTTGCTGGAATTGCATTTTTAGCTGGTTCAGGCCTTGGTGGTTGGAGTTATAATGTCTACATGCTCATTCTTGGCCGTGTtttacttggagttggagttggTTTTGCTAATCAG TCCGTTCCACTATATCTCTCAGAAATGGCACCTCCAAGTTTAAGAGGAGCAATAAATATGGGATTTCAGTTTAGTGTAGGTATCGGAGTTTTAATGGCCACCCTTATAAACTACGGGACTCAAAAAATTGAAGCAGGTTGGGGATGGCGAATATCATTGGCAATGGCTGCAGCCCCTGCATCAGTATTAACAGTAGGTGCAATTTTCTTACCTGAAACACCAAACAGCTTAATTCAACGCGGCTCTGATCATGAAAAGACCAAGCAAATGCTACAAAAAGTACGAGGCACAAACGATGTTCAAGCTGAATTAGATGATCTCATTGAAGCAAGCAACACCTCAAAGACCAGCAAAAAACCATTCAAAAACATATTTCAAAGAAAATATAGGCCTCAACTAGTCATGGCAATCACAATTCCTTTTTTCCAACAGGTAACAGGAATCAATGTAATTTCCTTCTACGCCCCAATCCTGTTTAGAACAATTGGCTTAGGTGAAAGTGCATCACTATTGTCTTCCGTCATGACAGGCTCTGTAGGAATTGTCACGACATTCCTGTCAATGCTGAGTGTTGATAAACTAGGACGTCGCACATTATTTATGTCCGGGGGGATTATAATGTTTGTGTCTCAAATTATGGTAGGAGCTGTACTAGCTGCTAAACTAGGGGATGAAGGGGTATTAAACAAAGGCTGGTCATACATAGTTCTGATACTAATATGTATATATGTAGCTGGTTTTGGTTGGTCATGGGGACCTTTAGGATGGTTAGTTCCAAGTGAAATATTTCCACTGGAAATAAGATCAGCTGGTCAAAGTATAAATGTGGCTGTGGGATTTCTGTTTACTTTTATAATTGCTCAAACTTTTCTAGCAATGCTTTGTCACTTCAAATCTGGACTTTTCTTCTTTTTTGGAGGATGGGTGCTTGTAATGACAGGGTTTGTTCACTTTTTGCTGCCTGAGACTAAGAATGTGCCAATTGAACAAATGGAGAGAGTGTGGAGAGGACACTGGTTTTGGAAGAATGTAGTAGGAGGAGATAAGTGCAATGAAGTTATATGA
- the LOC141708685 gene encoding putative Rho GTPase-activating protein At5g61530, with translation MPTPASPQWQEKASDFFSTSGVKLKEAGQSAGTFVGEVAKDAKGNVADVAEKVGSIVKSRWSFLQQPSTRQAMQERLFSAAATTGMLFRKGVSETKEKVNVGKIKVEEVAKITKQKSKVLLTDIERWQKGVAGTDVFGVPIEITVQRQESTRPIPYVLVKCADYLVLSGLKSQELFKSEGNRKVIQQLVSLYNQDPSASLPENINPIDVAILIKCYFESLPEPLTTFELHDEVKRSRSSIPGLRDVLKRLPTVNYMTLELVTALLLRVSQNSLLTKMDARSLAMEMAPIIVWQKGRRPEFHRQFWSHPSRNQTKNNVDLSRDNVEFDMLAEETEGVDASTPISLDDGLPADFSAIDVVQCLIEHHNEIFSDANETVWR, from the exons ATGCCTACACCAGCATCACCTCAGTGGCAGGAGAAGGCTAGTGATTTCTTTTCAACTTCTG GTGTGAAGCTTAAAGAGGCTGGGCAATCTGCGGGAACATTTGTAGGTGAGGTTGCCAAAGATGCCAAAGGCAATGTCGCAGACGTGGCTGAAAAAGTTGGCTCAATAGTAAAAAGTCGATGGtcatttcttcaacaaccttcTACAAGACAGGCTATGCAAGAACGTCTTTTCTCTGCTGCTGCTACAACTGGAATGTTGTTCAGGAAGGGTGTTTCAGAAACAAAAGAGAAGGTCAATGTTGGAAAAATAAAGGTTGAAGAG GTGGCAAAGATAACTAAACAGAAGAGTAAGGTTCTTTTAACTGATATTGAGAGGTGGCAGAAG GGAGTTGCAGGCACAGATG TATTTGGAGTTCCAATTGAAATTACAGTGCAAAGGCAAGAGTCAACCAGGCCTATTCCCTATGTACTAGTTAAGTGTGCAGATTATCTCGTACTGTCAG GATTAAAATCTCAAGAGTTGTTCAAGTCTGAAGGAAATAGAAAGGTTATTCAGCAGTTGGTTTCTTTATACAACCAAG ATCCCAGTGCTTCACTGCCAGAAAATATAAACCCAATTGATGTTGCAATCTTGATCAAGTGTTATTTCGAAAGCCTGCCTGAACCCTTAACTACGTTTGAACTACATGATGAAGTCAAACGATCACGTTCTAGCATACCTGGGTTACGAGATGTATTGAAAAGGCTTCCAACCGTTAACTACATGACATTAGAACTTGTTACTGCACTCTTGCTCCGTGTTAGCCAGAATTCACTTCTTACCAAG ATGGATGCCCGGAGTCTTGCAATGGAAATGGCTCCTATCATAGTTTGGCAGAAGGGTCGGAGGCCAGAGTTCCATAGACAGTTTTGGAGTCATCCTTCAAGAAATCAAACAAAGAATAACGTGGATTTGTCAAGGGATAATGTTGAATTTGATATGCTTGCAG AAGAGACCGAAGGAGTTGATGCATCTACACCAATTTCTTTGGATGATGGCCTTCCAGCTGACTTTAGTGCGATTGATGTTGTTCAATGCTTAATAGAACATCACAATGAGATTTTCAGTGATGCAAATGAAACTGTATGGAGATGA
- the LOC141708686 gene encoding hexose carrier protein HEX6-like has protein sequence MAVGMVMKADEVGHYNYRKKITVFVVLSCMVASMGGILFGYDIGISGGVTSMDSFLKKFFPKVYKRMKEDNEISNYCKFESELLTLFTSSLYVAGLIASFVASIITDSFGRKPTIVAAGIAFLVGSGFGGWGYNVYMLILGRVLLGVGVGFANQSVPLYLSEMAPPTLRGAINIGFQFSVGVGVLMANLINYGTQKIEAGWGWRISLAMAAAPASVLTIGAIFLSETPNSLIQRGADQEKTKKMLQKVRGTDDVQAELNDLIEASNSTKTIRKPFKNILQRTYRPQLVMAIAIPFFQQVTGINVIAFYAPILFRTIGLGESASLMSAVVTGSVGIVTTFMSMLSVDKLGRRTLFMSGGIIMFVSQIMVGAVLAAKLGDEGVISKGWSYIVLILICIYVAGFGWSWGPLGWLVPSEIFPLEIRSAGQSITVAVGFLLTFIIAQTFLAMLCHFKSGIFFFFGGWVLVMTGFVYFLLPETKNVPIEQMERVWKGHWFWKNVVGGDKSNEVI, from the exons ATGGCAGTCGGCATGGTCATGAAAGCTGATGAAGTTGGGCACTACAACTACAGAAAAAAGATCACTGTGTTTGTTGTATTATCATGTATGGTTGCTTCCATGGGTGGTATCCTCTTTGGCTATGATATTGGAATTTCAG GTGGAGTAACATCAATGGATTCATTTCTGAAGAAGTTCTTCCCAAAGGTGTACAAGAGAATGAAAGAAGATAATGAAATTAGCAACTATTGCAAGTTTGAGAGTGAGCTTTTGACATTGTTCACATCATCTCTCTACGTAGCTGGTCTTATAGCATCCTTTGTTGCTTCGATTATAACCGATTCATTTGGTCGTAAGCCAACCATTGTTGCTGCCGGAATTGCATTTTTAGTTGGTTCAGGCTTTGGTGGTTGGGGTTATAATGTCTATATGCTCATTCTTGGCCGTGTTTTGCTTGGAGTTGGAGTTGGTTTTGCTAATCAG TCTGTTCCCCTATATCTCTCAGAAATGGCACCTCCAACTTTAAGAGGAGCAATAAATATTGGATTTCAGTTTAGTGTAGGTGTTGGAGTTTTAATGGCTAACCTTATCAACTACGGAACTCAAAAAATTGAGGCAGGTTGGGGTTGGCGAATATCACTAGCAATGGCTGCAGCCCCTGCATCAGTATTAACAATAGGTgcaattttcttatcagaaacACCAAACAGCTTAATTCAGCGTGGAGCTGATCAAGAAAAGACCAAGAAAATGCTACAAAAAGTTAGAGGAACAGATGATGTTCAAGCTGAACTAAACGATCTCATTGAAGCAAGCAACAGTACAAAAACCATCAGAAAACCATTTAAAAACATACTACAGAGAACTTATAGGCCTCAACTAGTCATGGCAATTGCCATTCCATTTTTTCAACAGGTAACAGGTATCAATGTAATTGCCTTCTATGCACCAATTTTGTTTCGAACAATTGGCTTAGGTGAAAGTGCATCACTGATGTCTGCTGTTGTGACGGGCAGTGTAGGAATTGTCACAACATTCATGTCAATGCTGAGTGTTGATAAACTGGGACGTCGCACATTATTTATGTCCGGAGGGATTATAATGTTTGTGTCACAAATTATGGTAGGAGCAGTACTAGCTGCTAAACTAGGGGATGAAGGTGTAATAAGCAAAGGCTGGTCATACATAGTTCTGATATTGATATGTATATATGTAGCTGGTTTTGGTTGGTCATGGGGACCATTAGGCTGGTTAGTTCCAAGTGAAATATTTCCACTGGAGATAAGGTCAGCTGGTCAAAGTATAACTGTGGCTGTGGGATTTTTGTTAACTTTTATAATTGCTCAAACATTTTTAGCTATGCTTTGTCACTTCAAGTCTGGGATTTTCTTCTTTTTCGGTGGATGGGTGCTTGTGATGACAGGGTTTGTTTACTTTTTGTTACCTGAGACTAAGAATGTGCCAATTGAACAAATGGAGAGAGTTTGGAAAGGACACTGGTTTTGGAAGAATGTAGTAGGAGGAGATAAGTCTAATGAAGTTATATGA